The proteins below are encoded in one region of Corynebacterium felinum:
- a CDS encoding DUF6542 domain-containing protein has protein sequence MSTLSPKSQAAPFYGIPLWLSLAALVAGLSAGVVFTTSSGVLGWAFLGVFLATVVLVSLLTEPRALFLMVASIPLLFSIAIVVCGWFLVEMGSGNHEGGLSATQKITTIYPLLQHFPVLAVGTLAAAVISGLRLALHKHNAKAAHERELQSRREASTRNEQTVEQATRARSRVRHAAADDAQSVTVEELLQRNRKGSRRSRKLQSSVSTPSPAAPNAEVVAPPRPVRKKPQAQQATEGPRVRQQAQRSPRPHPQQSQQGQQPQRTPRPAAQQGQQAQRSQRPNAQQAQRRSATSAQPRTETFAARPQREGQPARPVRQPRSQSAAAGSALPPKPVVKKRVPQQSAQPKPGVKKAVRKNPGTPAQGQVRAGQKPPVKRVVKKTTQAPKRRSRFDDDLYSD, from the coding sequence GTGTCTACTCTTAGCCCCAAATCTCAGGCCGCACCCTTTTATGGCATTCCTCTGTGGCTTTCCCTTGCTGCGCTTGTGGCGGGTCTCAGCGCAGGGGTTGTGTTTACTACCAGCTCAGGTGTTCTGGGCTGGGCTTTCTTAGGGGTTTTCCTGGCCACTGTGGTGCTTGTGTCCCTACTTACGGAGCCACGTGCGCTGTTTTTGATGGTTGCGAGTATCCCGCTTTTGTTCAGCATTGCCATCGTGGTGTGTGGCTGGTTTTTGGTGGAGATGGGTTCTGGTAATCATGAGGGTGGCCTCAGTGCAACCCAAAAAATTACTACGATTTATCCTTTGTTGCAGCACTTCCCTGTGCTTGCGGTAGGTACGTTGGCTGCAGCTGTGATTTCGGGGTTGCGTTTGGCTTTGCATAAACATAATGCGAAAGCTGCGCATGAGCGTGAGTTGCAGTCTCGGCGTGAGGCTTCGACTCGCAATGAGCAGACGGTGGAGCAAGCAACTCGGGCACGTTCACGGGTGCGCCATGCTGCTGCTGATGATGCCCAGTCCGTGACTGTGGAGGAGTTGTTGCAGCGTAACCGGAAAGGTTCGCGTCGTAGCCGGAAACTGCAGTCGAGCGTGTCGACGCCCTCTCCTGCCGCCCCGAACGCAGAGGTTGTTGCTCCTCCACGTCCAGTTCGCAAAAAGCCGCAGGCGCAGCAGGCTACGGAGGGGCCTCGGGTGCGCCAGCAGGCTCAGCGTTCACCGCGACCTCACCCCCAGCAAAGCCAGCAAGGTCAGCAGCCTCAACGCACACCGCGTCCTGCTGCCCAGCAAGGCCAGCAGGCTCAACGTTCACAGCGGCCTAACGCCCAACAGGCTCAGCGTCGTTCTGCTACTAGTGCGCAGCCACGTACAGAAACTTTTGCGGCACGACCTCAACGGGAGGGACAGCCTGCACGCCCTGTGCGTCAGCCTCGTTCGCAGTCAGCAGCTGCTGGGTCTGCTTTGCCCCCTAAGCCTGTGGTAAAAAAGCGGGTGCCTCAGCAGTCGGCGCAACCAAAACCTGGCGTCAAAAAAGCTGTTCGGAAAAACCCTGGAACTCCAGCTCAAGGCCAGGTGCGTGCGGGACAAAAACCTCCAGTTAAGCGGGTGGTGAAGAAAACGACGCAGGCACCAAAGCGTCGTTCCCGTTTCGATGATGATTTGTACTCTGATTAG
- a CDS encoding GntR family transcriptional regulator: MQRHTTRARTAAEALSQNLSRSILDGELKPNQQLSEIAVSEKHGVSRNTLREAFRLLIQDGLLVHYPNRGVFVRSFTPDDLHDLYQYRRVFETACLREIFSRTDSADRCLAAMRTACEHASTAIAVGDWDDVAIANNRFHLAIFESLENELMLHRGQNILALSRLVFMTSGQNESVHGPFIKKNQVILSLLEQGKVEEAVDLLSDYIDGSRDNMEKLLSNRA, encoded by the coding sequence ATGCAACGCCACACAACCCGCGCACGCACAGCAGCGGAAGCACTTTCTCAGAATCTTTCACGATCGATTCTTGACGGTGAACTGAAACCAAACCAGCAACTCTCTGAAATTGCGGTTTCTGAGAAACATGGAGTATCACGCAACACACTTCGTGAAGCATTCCGTCTCCTCATTCAAGACGGACTCTTAGTGCACTACCCAAACCGGGGCGTGTTTGTACGATCATTCACTCCCGACGATCTGCACGACCTCTACCAGTACCGGCGCGTCTTTGAAACAGCCTGCTTGCGTGAAATTTTTAGCCGCACCGATTCCGCCGATCGCTGTCTTGCTGCCATGCGCACAGCGTGTGAGCACGCGTCCACTGCGATTGCTGTGGGGGACTGGGACGATGTGGCCATTGCCAACAACCGGTTCCACCTTGCTATTTTCGAATCGCTCGAAAATGAACTGATGCTCCACAGAGGGCAGAACATTCTGGCTCTGTCACGCTTGGTATTCATGACGTCTGGGCAAAATGAGAGCGTTCACGGGCCATTTATTAAAAAGAATCAGGTCATTTTGTCGCTCTTGGAGCAAGGAAAGGTTGAAGAAGCTGTGGATCTTCTCAGCGACTATATCGACGGCTCGCGAGACAACATGGAGAAACTGTTAAGCAATCGAGCATAG
- a CDS encoding class II fumarate hydratase codes for MTEYRIEHDTMGEVKVPVNALWRAQTQRAVENFPISGRGLEAAQIRAMGLLKAACAQVNKDRGLLDAKQADAIIAAAKEIADGKHNAEFPIDVFQTGSGTSSNMNTNEVIASIAKANGVEVHPNDHVNMGQSSNDTFPTATHVAATEAAIKDLIPGLKVLHESLAKKAEEWKHVVKSGRTHLMDAVPVTLGQEFGGYARQIEAGIERVEACLPRLGELPIGGTAVGTGLNTPADFGAKVTAELVKLTGISELKECVNHFEAQANRDGLVEFSGAMRTIAVSLNKIANDIRWMGSGPLTGLAEIHLPDLQPGSSIMPGKVNPVLCETATQVAAQVIGNDAAVAFSGSQGHFELNVFIPVMARNVLESASLLANTARQFATKLVDGIEPNVERMKTLAESSPSIVTPLNSAIGYENAAKVAKTALKEGKTIRQTVIDMGFVDGEKLTEEELDKRLDVLAMANTDRD; via the coding sequence ATGACTGAGTACCGCATCGAACACGACACCATGGGTGAAGTCAAGGTTCCCGTCAACGCCCTCTGGCGTGCACAAACCCAGCGTGCCGTCGAGAACTTCCCCATCTCCGGCCGTGGCCTTGAAGCCGCACAGATCCGCGCCATGGGCCTGCTGAAGGCAGCCTGCGCCCAGGTGAACAAGGATCGCGGATTGCTTGATGCGAAGCAGGCCGACGCCATCATCGCAGCCGCTAAGGAAATCGCCGACGGCAAGCACAACGCTGAATTCCCGATCGACGTATTCCAGACCGGCTCTGGCACTTCCTCGAATATGAACACCAACGAGGTCATCGCATCCATCGCGAAGGCTAACGGTGTGGAGGTACACCCTAACGACCACGTCAACATGGGCCAGTCTTCCAACGACACCTTCCCGACCGCTACCCACGTTGCAGCTACTGAAGCTGCCATCAAGGATCTCATCCCAGGCCTGAAGGTTCTGCACGAGTCCTTGGCTAAGAAAGCTGAAGAGTGGAAGCACGTGGTCAAGTCCGGCCGCACCCACCTGATGGATGCTGTTCCAGTAACTCTGGGCCAGGAATTCGGTGGCTACGCACGCCAGATCGAAGCGGGCATTGAGCGTGTTGAGGCTTGCCTGCCACGTCTGGGCGAGCTGCCAATCGGCGGTACCGCTGTGGGCACCGGTCTGAACACCCCAGCTGACTTCGGCGCTAAGGTCACCGCTGAGCTGGTGAAGCTCACCGGCATTTCCGAGCTGAAGGAGTGCGTCAACCACTTCGAGGCGCAGGCTAACCGCGACGGCTTGGTCGAGTTCTCCGGTGCTATGCGCACCATTGCTGTTTCCCTGAACAAGATTGCTAACGACATCCGTTGGATGGGCTCCGGCCCTCTGACCGGTTTGGCTGAGATTCACCTGCCTGACCTGCAGCCAGGTTCGTCCATCATGCCAGGTAAGGTCAACCCAGTTCTGTGCGAAACCGCTACCCAGGTTGCAGCGCAGGTTATCGGTAACGATGCTGCTGTGGCATTCTCCGGTTCCCAGGGCCACTTCGAGCTCAACGTGTTCATCCCAGTGATGGCTCGTAACGTGCTGGAGTCCGCTTCCCTGCTTGCGAATACCGCTCGCCAGTTCGCTACCAAGCTGGTTGATGGCATCGAGCCTAACGTGGAGCGCATGAAGACTCTGGCCGAGTCTTCCCCCTCGATTGTGACCCCTCTGAACTCCGCAATTGGCTACGAGAACGCAGCCAAGGTGGCTAAGACTGCACTGAAGGAAGGCAAGACCATCCGTCAGACTGTTATCGACATGGGCTTCGTTGATGGCGAGAAGCTCACCGAGGAAGAGCTGGATAAGCGCCTCGACGTGCTGGCAATGGCCAACACCGATCGCGACTAA
- a CDS encoding DUF4245 domain-containing protein, which produces MAEEKPRIFQSGRDIVLSLSAIIVVMAVTVGFTGMCSYGRGNPEFGPVQEVDASVFFGLEARAMSFPVRLPEAPEGWIANSARRTAVKGEPAPVVGWVVGKTGYVQMTQTSVSVKDVVENFDEHPRQLTDSYDVEGIKVELFHSDERDVRDLRIIDLGDVRVVYTGAATQAEFNDIIARTIKAQPLPSSL; this is translated from the coding sequence ATGGCGGAAGAGAAACCAAGAATTTTTCAGTCGGGTCGCGATATCGTGCTGTCCTTGTCAGCAATTATTGTGGTGATGGCGGTGACGGTGGGTTTTACGGGCATGTGTTCCTATGGCCGTGGGAACCCAGAGTTCGGCCCGGTGCAGGAGGTTGATGCTTCCGTTTTCTTTGGGCTGGAGGCTCGTGCGATGAGTTTCCCCGTGCGCTTGCCGGAAGCACCTGAGGGGTGGATTGCAAATTCGGCTCGTCGTACAGCTGTGAAAGGTGAGCCTGCACCCGTCGTTGGTTGGGTTGTGGGCAAGACCGGTTATGTGCAGATGACTCAGACGAGTGTATCGGTGAAAGATGTGGTGGAGAATTTCGATGAGCATCCCCGCCAGCTCACTGACTCTTATGATGTCGAGGGCATTAAGGTTGAGCTTTTCCATTCGGATGAGCGTGACGTGCGTGACCTGCGCATCATTGATCTTGGTGATGTTCGTGTTGTGTACACCGGTGCTGCAACGCAAGCGGAGTTTAATGACATTATTGCGCGCACGATTAAGGCGCAGCCGCTGCCCTCGTCCTTGTGA
- a CDS encoding exodeoxyribonuclease VII small subunit: MSTHVFGQGTGENAFSPVESLSYEQARDELVEVVRILELGQMGLDESLKYWERGEALAAHCEKHLAGAALRVEQAVNAHNTTSSTNA, translated from the coding sequence ATGTCTACTCATGTTTTTGGTCAAGGTACCGGCGAGAATGCATTCAGCCCAGTGGAGTCGTTGAGCTATGAACAAGCACGCGATGAGCTTGTTGAAGTCGTGCGCATTTTGGAGTTGGGCCAGATGGGTTTGGATGAGTCGTTAAAGTATTGGGAACGTGGCGAAGCTCTCGCCGCCCATTGTGAAAAGCACTTAGCTGGTGCGGCGTTGCGTGTTGAGCAGGCAGTGAACGCACACAACACCACCTCTAGCACCAACGCTTAG
- a CDS encoding AI-2E family transporter translates to MTKHSTTHTSSHEPDPAHSTQNETTAPERFVDSAEAAEVFEQLQPDEDATVHIDRAEIIAAGIKTLAAWCLRLLIIAAAAFVAWYILRQVWRGALPIALALIVSTVLWPPVSAMRKVGVPAGLAALVAILGAFGSFGFVIWMIAPNVGRQSQTLYYQAFEGVQRLQLWLQGPPLNLDSDQLSERINAAVGWLQQQGGLIASEIFSGLGVATSVLVTLGIVMVLTFFFLKDGDKFLPWLRGMVGKRAGWHLTEILTRSWITLSGFIRAQAIVSAVDAVFIGLGLVILGVPMAFALAVLTFIAGFIPIVGAFVAGTLSVLVALVSLGPTKAIIALIIVLVVQQIEGNVLSPLLHSRAMNLHPVIVLVSVTVGGSLFHIVGAFLAVPVAAMIAVLLRYLHDMTALRAGEKTAAEIEFATTAGSLTGLWGEAIGRQMIADRLASRSHESDSSDGSRGDEAFFDRHSVLEMINDAPKKVARVFKKPK, encoded by the coding sequence GTGACTAAACACAGCACCACTCACACCAGTTCCCACGAACCCGATCCTGCGCACAGCACGCAAAATGAAACCACTGCGCCTGAGCGGTTTGTAGATTCTGCTGAGGCTGCCGAAGTTTTCGAACAGTTGCAGCCCGATGAAGATGCAACCGTGCACATCGACCGTGCAGAAATTATTGCGGCAGGTATCAAAACACTCGCCGCGTGGTGTTTGCGACTTTTGATTATTGCCGCAGCTGCGTTCGTCGCCTGGTACATTTTGCGCCAAGTATGGCGCGGTGCGCTGCCTATTGCTTTGGCTTTGATTGTGAGCACGGTTTTGTGGCCACCGGTCTCAGCGATGCGGAAGGTGGGTGTTCCAGCTGGCCTTGCCGCATTGGTGGCTATTCTGGGCGCTTTTGGCAGTTTCGGTTTTGTCATTTGGATGATTGCGCCTAACGTGGGCAGACAGTCACAAACCTTGTATTACCAAGCTTTTGAGGGTGTTCAGCGCCTTCAGCTGTGGCTTCAAGGGCCGCCACTGAATTTAGATTCTGATCAGCTTTCTGAGCGCATCAATGCGGCTGTGGGATGGCTGCAACAACAGGGTGGTTTGATTGCCAGCGAGATTTTCTCTGGGCTTGGTGTGGCCACGTCAGTGCTTGTCACTTTGGGTATCGTGATGGTGCTTACCTTCTTCTTCCTTAAAGATGGGGATAAGTTCCTGCCGTGGTTGCGTGGAATGGTGGGCAAACGTGCTGGCTGGCACCTGACTGAAATTTTGACCCGCAGCTGGATCACCTTGTCTGGTTTTATTCGGGCACAAGCCATCGTTTCCGCCGTTGATGCTGTGTTCATCGGTTTAGGTTTGGTTATTTTGGGTGTCCCGATGGCCTTTGCGCTTGCAGTGCTTACGTTTATTGCCGGTTTCATCCCCATCGTGGGCGCTTTTGTCGCCGGTACGCTCTCGGTACTGGTAGCGCTAGTTTCGCTGGGCCCTACCAAGGCAATCATTGCTCTGATTATTGTGTTGGTTGTGCAACAGATTGAGGGCAATGTGTTGTCCCCGTTGCTGCATTCGCGTGCGATGAATCTGCACCCTGTGATTGTTCTAGTGTCTGTGACCGTGGGTGGTTCTTTGTTCCACATTGTTGGTGCGTTTTTGGCGGTGCCTGTTGCTGCCATGATCGCTGTGTTGTTGCGCTATTTGCACGATATGACTGCGCTTCGGGCGGGTGAGAAAACTGCTGCGGAGATTGAGTTTGCAACCACTGCTGGTTCGTTGACGGGGTTGTGGGGTGAGGCGATTGGCCGTCAAATGATTGCCGATCGGTTGGCCTCGCGTAGTCACGAGAGTGATTCTTCCGATGGTTCGCGGGGTGATGAGGCGTTCTTTGATCGGCATTCGGTGCTGGAGATGATTAATGATGCGCCGAAGAAGGTGGCACGTGTCTTTAAGAAACCAAAATAA
- the glpX gene encoding class II fructose-bisphosphatase, producing MSELHSGIPDRNLALELVRVTEAAALASGRWVGRGKKNEGDGAAVDAMRKLINSVSMHGVVVIGEGEKDEAPMLYNGEEVGTGEGAEVDIAVDPIDGTTLMAEGRPNAISVLAAAERGTMFDPSAVFYMNKLAVGPEAVGMVDITAPVAHNIQAVAKAKGISNSDVTVVVLDRPRHHDLIRDIREAGAKVRLIRDGDVAGAVAAAQESNSVDMMMGIGGTPEGIITACAMKCMGGEIQGMLAPKDQEEAEKARAAGHDLDRVLGTHDLVASDNCYFVATGVTNGDMLRGVSYRKNGATTRSLVMRSKSGTVRFIESVHKLAKLQEYSVVDYTPKV from the coding sequence ATGTCTGAACTCCACTCTGGTATCCCAGATCGCAACCTCGCTCTTGAACTCGTCCGAGTCACCGAAGCAGCCGCACTCGCATCCGGGCGCTGGGTAGGCCGAGGCAAAAAGAATGAGGGCGACGGGGCCGCAGTTGATGCCATGCGTAAGCTAATCAACTCCGTTTCCATGCACGGCGTCGTAGTTATCGGCGAAGGCGAAAAAGACGAAGCCCCAATGCTCTACAACGGTGAAGAAGTTGGCACCGGTGAAGGCGCAGAGGTCGATATCGCAGTCGACCCCATCGACGGCACCACCCTCATGGCAGAAGGTCGCCCGAACGCTATTTCCGTGCTCGCAGCAGCAGAACGTGGCACCATGTTCGACCCCTCCGCAGTGTTCTATATGAACAAGCTCGCTGTCGGCCCTGAGGCAGTCGGCATGGTCGATATCACCGCACCAGTTGCCCATAACATTCAGGCAGTGGCTAAAGCCAAGGGCATTTCCAACTCCGACGTCACCGTGGTTGTCCTTGACCGTCCTCGCCACCATGACCTGATCCGTGACATCCGCGAGGCTGGCGCGAAGGTTCGTCTCATCCGTGATGGTGACGTAGCGGGCGCTGTTGCAGCTGCCCAGGAGTCCAATTCTGTCGACATGATGATGGGCATTGGTGGCACCCCTGAGGGCATCATTACCGCGTGCGCGATGAAGTGCATGGGTGGCGAAATCCAAGGCATGCTTGCGCCAAAGGATCAGGAAGAAGCCGAAAAGGCACGTGCCGCAGGCCACGATCTTGATCGCGTGCTCGGCACCCACGATTTGGTCGCCTCCGATAACTGCTACTTTGTTGCCACCGGTGTGACCAACGGCGATATGCTGCGCGGTGTTTCCTACCGCAAGAACGGCGCAACCACCCGCTCCTTGGTCATGCGCTCCAAGTCCGGCACTGTGCGCTTCATCGAATCGGTGCACAAGCTGGCAAAGCTGCAGGAATACTCCGTTGTTGATTACACCCCTAAGGTGTAA
- a CDS encoding sodium-dependent transporter: MAHSVDPGQRRETFSTRWVFILAAIGSAVGLGNIWRFPYIAYENGGGAFLVPYLIALLTAGIPLLFLDYALGHRYRGSDPLIFRRIKRWAEPIGWFQVGICFFITIYYAAIIAWAALYTVKSFNKVWGDDPNTYFFETFLQMDASQTFSFDFIWEIFIALAIVWVAAIAVLAVGVDSGIGRISKIFMPLLTTLFLIVVIRALFLDGAVNGLNAFFTPNWSVLADPTVWVAAYGQIFFSLSVSFGIMMTYASYLKPRTNLTGTGLVTAFANSSFEVLAGIGVFAALGFMALQQGVGVDEAASGGIGLAFIAFPTIINQMPLGGIFGVLFFGSLTIAGFTSLFSLFEVVVSAVKDKLNLPRKTTAISVGVLMAVLSLTLFSTTAGLVNLDIMDKFTNNVGIVAVALIIIIVLDWILRRIDEVSGHLNMVSSFRVGIWWRICVVNITTLVLGFTLFQELVSLIKEPYGGYTTAQVAIYGWAVVGVIVGAGFIMSMLSWPKGLPIDGPPGSDFGIEPELERIPQVPRQFNPNERRIAGFAIEQYK, encoded by the coding sequence ATGGCACACTCGGTAGACCCAGGCCAAAGAAGGGAAACATTCTCCACCCGCTGGGTATTCATCCTCGCAGCAATCGGCTCAGCCGTCGGTCTCGGCAACATCTGGCGCTTCCCCTACATCGCCTACGAAAACGGCGGCGGAGCCTTCCTCGTCCCCTACCTCATCGCGCTGCTCACCGCAGGCATCCCACTACTGTTCCTCGACTACGCACTCGGACACCGCTACCGCGGCTCCGACCCGCTCATCTTCCGCCGCATCAAGCGCTGGGCAGAACCTATCGGATGGTTCCAAGTAGGCATCTGCTTCTTCATCACCATCTACTATGCAGCCATCATCGCATGGGCAGCACTCTACACCGTCAAGAGTTTCAACAAGGTCTGGGGCGACGACCCCAACACCTACTTCTTTGAAACCTTCCTCCAAATGGACGCATCCCAGACCTTCTCCTTCGACTTCATTTGGGAAATCTTCATCGCACTGGCAATCGTCTGGGTAGCAGCCATCGCCGTCCTCGCCGTCGGCGTCGACTCCGGCATCGGCCGCATCTCCAAAATCTTCATGCCACTGCTGACCACCCTATTCCTCATCGTGGTCATCCGCGCCCTCTTCCTCGACGGTGCAGTCAACGGCCTCAACGCATTCTTCACCCCGAACTGGTCAGTACTTGCCGACCCCACCGTCTGGGTTGCCGCCTACGGACAGATCTTCTTCTCGCTTTCCGTATCCTTCGGCATCATGATGACCTACGCCTCCTACCTCAAGCCACGCACCAACCTCACCGGCACCGGCCTTGTCACCGCCTTCGCAAACTCCTCCTTCGAAGTTCTCGCAGGCATCGGCGTGTTTGCCGCACTCGGCTTCATGGCCCTCCAGCAAGGTGTCGGCGTCGACGAAGCAGCCAGCGGCGGCATCGGCCTGGCATTCATCGCATTCCCAACCATCATCAACCAAATGCCACTAGGCGGAATCTTCGGTGTGCTCTTCTTCGGTTCCCTGACCATCGCCGGCTTCACCTCCCTGTTCTCCTTGTTTGAGGTTGTTGTCTCCGCCGTCAAGGACAAGCTGAACCTGCCACGTAAGACCACCGCAATCTCCGTGGGTGTGCTCATGGCAGTCCTGTCGCTGACCCTGTTCTCCACCACCGCAGGTTTGGTCAACCTCGACATCATGGACAAGTTCACCAACAACGTCGGTATTGTTGCGGTCGCACTGATCATCATCATCGTCCTCGACTGGATCCTGCGCCGCATCGACGAAGTCTCCGGACACCTCAACATGGTTTCCTCCTTCCGCGTAGGAATCTGGTGGCGCATCTGCGTAGTCAACATCACCACCCTGGTTCTGGGCTTCACCCTCTTCCAAGAACTCGTATCCCTGATCAAGGAACCCTATGGGGGCTACACCACCGCGCAAGTGGCCATCTACGGTTGGGCAGTAGTCGGTGTCATCGTCGGTGCCGGATTCATCATGAGCATGCTGTCTTGGCCAAAGGGTCTGCCAATCGACGGCCCACCGGGATCCGACTTCGGTATCGAACCGGAACTCGAACGAATCCCACAAGTCCCCCGCCAATTCAACCCAAATGAGCGCCGCATTGCCGGCTTCGCCATCGAACAATACAAATAG
- a CDS encoding 4-hydroxy-3-methylbut-2-enyl diphosphate reductase yields MTSFKKVLLAAPRGYCAGVDRAVETVERALEKYGTPVYVRKEIVHNRYVVDTLAERGAIFVDETFEVPEGSHLVFSAHGVSPAVHEEAERLSLKTLDATCPLVTKVHNEVKRFARDGYQILLVGHEGHEEVEGTAGEAPDITHLVDGVEGVDKLPEFLQHEEKLVWLSQTTLSVDETMEIVDLLHKKYPQLQNPPSDDICYATQNRQVAVKAIAENADLVIVVGSQNSSNSKRLVEVALQAGAKASYLVDFAHQIDEAWLEGANTIGISSGASVPEILVQEVLAFLAERGYTEVEEVRTAAEKITFALPRDLRVPRN; encoded by the coding sequence ATGACTTCTTTCAAGAAAGTGCTTCTTGCTGCACCCCGAGGATACTGCGCCGGCGTCGACCGCGCAGTCGAAACCGTCGAACGTGCACTAGAGAAGTATGGCACCCCAGTCTATGTTCGCAAGGAGATCGTGCACAACCGCTACGTTGTGGACACCCTCGCTGAACGCGGCGCCATCTTCGTCGACGAAACCTTCGAGGTCCCAGAAGGATCGCACCTCGTTTTCTCCGCACACGGGGTCAGCCCCGCAGTGCATGAAGAAGCCGAACGCCTCTCCCTCAAAACCCTCGACGCCACCTGCCCACTCGTGACTAAGGTGCACAACGAAGTCAAGCGCTTCGCCCGCGACGGCTACCAAATCCTGCTCGTAGGACACGAAGGACACGAAGAAGTCGAAGGCACCGCCGGCGAAGCACCAGACATCACGCATCTTGTCGACGGCGTGGAAGGCGTGGACAAACTACCAGAGTTCCTGCAGCACGAAGAAAAGCTCGTGTGGCTGTCCCAAACCACTCTCTCCGTGGACGAAACTATGGAGATCGTGGACTTGCTGCACAAGAAGTACCCGCAGTTGCAAAACCCACCGAGCGACGACATTTGTTACGCCACCCAAAACCGCCAGGTGGCGGTGAAGGCGATCGCGGAGAACGCTGACCTTGTGATCGTGGTGGGCTCCCAAAACTCCTCCAATTCCAAGCGCCTAGTGGAAGTGGCACTGCAAGCAGGAGCAAAAGCCAGCTACCTTGTGGATTTCGCGCACCAAATCGACGAAGCATGGCTTGAAGGCGCAAACACCATCGGTATTTCTTCCGGCGCGTCCGTGCCTGAAATCCTTGTGCAAGAAGTGCTCGCATTCCTCGCCGAACGCGGCTACACCGAGGTTGAAGAAGTCCGCACCGCAGCAGAGAAGATCACCTTCGCACTCCCACGCGACCTGCGCGTACCCCGCAACTAA
- the xseA gene encoding exodeoxyribonuclease VII large subunit, with protein MAATTTPEAAWPVRELNSKVKGWIERLGQVWVEGQITQYKANPNWKLSYLTLRDPEVEASVQITCPTQLLADVAEGDRVVVLGKPSFYEGRGSFSLCVTEIRQVGLGAMLARIEMLRKQLASEGLFDADRKKPLPFLPNTIGLITGRGSAAERDVLSVAHNRWPDVRFTVINTAVQGARAVPEIVQALQELDADPFVDVIIIARGGGSVEDLLPFSEEALQRAVAAANTPVVSAIGHEPDNPILDNVADLRAATPTDAAKRVVPDVVAERALIVELRARAIQALRGWVSRELDNLTALRSRPVLADPMLPIQVRREEIQRAISSCRREISHRLRAESTQVAALRNQVSALGPSATLARGYAVVQVIPRDGTPPEVVMGIDQSPPGSQLRIRVSDGSITAAAMQTKPAH; from the coding sequence GTGGCAGCTACTACCACGCCTGAGGCGGCTTGGCCGGTTCGTGAGCTCAACTCCAAAGTGAAGGGCTGGATTGAGCGTCTGGGCCAGGTCTGGGTTGAAGGGCAAATCACCCAATATAAGGCGAATCCGAATTGGAAGCTGTCTTACCTGACGCTGCGCGACCCTGAAGTTGAGGCGAGTGTGCAGATTACATGCCCTACTCAGTTGCTTGCCGACGTCGCCGAGGGCGATCGTGTGGTCGTGCTAGGTAAGCCTTCGTTCTACGAGGGTCGGGGCAGTTTTTCTTTATGCGTCACTGAGATCCGCCAGGTGGGTTTGGGGGCGATGCTTGCGCGCATTGAAATGTTGCGCAAACAACTAGCTTCTGAGGGGCTTTTCGACGCCGACCGCAAGAAACCACTCCCCTTCCTGCCCAACACTATCGGGTTGATTACCGGCCGCGGTTCCGCTGCTGAGCGGGATGTTCTTTCGGTGGCCCATAATCGCTGGCCAGATGTGCGTTTCACGGTGATAAATACTGCGGTGCAGGGCGCTCGTGCAGTTCCGGAGATTGTTCAGGCTTTGCAGGAATTAGACGCAGATCCTTTCGTTGATGTCATCATCATTGCCCGTGGTGGCGGGTCGGTGGAAGATTTATTGCCGTTTTCGGAAGAAGCGTTGCAGCGTGCTGTTGCTGCGGCGAACACGCCTGTGGTTTCTGCGATTGGGCATGAACCCGACAATCCAATCTTGGATAATGTCGCCGATCTTCGCGCGGCTACCCCAACAGATGCGGCTAAGCGGGTGGTTCCTGATGTTGTCGCGGAGCGCGCGCTGATTGTTGAGCTGCGCGCCCGCGCCATTCAAGCGCTTCGGGGTTGGGTTTCTCGTGAGTTAGACAACCTCACAGCGTTGCGTTCCCGGCCCGTGCTGGCTGATCCCATGTTGCCGATTCAGGTGCGCCGCGAAGAGATTCAGCGCGCGATTTCTTCCTGCCGCAGGGAGATAAGCCATAGGCTTCGTGCTGAATCCACTCAGGTTGCGGCATTGCGCAATCAGGTTTCCGCGCTGGGCCCGTCCGCGACTTTAGCGCGTGGTTATGCTGTGGTGCAGGTTATTCCGCGGGATGGCACTCCACCTGAGGTTGTGATGGGTATTGATCAGTCTCCGCCCGGTTCGCAATTGCGTATTCGTGTATCGGATGGTTCGATCACCGCGGCTGCGATGCAAACGAAACCCGCGCATTAG
- the metS gene encoding methionine/alanine import NSS transporter subunit MetS, with translation MSGIALTMMLLFIVVIWGGLVATLIHLQRHPDDMSGQLGTNDFATDEVLIAQEIRTNGNGEQSSDNAAEENVATQA, from the coding sequence ATGAGCGGAATTGCTCTCACAATGATGCTGTTGTTCATCGTGGTCATCTGGGGCGGCCTAGTGGCAACACTGATCCACCTGCAGCGCCACCCCGATGACATGTCGGGTCAGCTCGGCACCAACGATTTTGCCACCGACGAAGTCCTGATCGCCCAAGAAATCCGCACCAACGGTAACGGTGAGCAATCTTCGGATAATGCTGCCGAGGAAAACGTAGCAACACAAGCATAA